A single genomic interval of Oleidesulfovibrio alaskensis DSM 16109 harbors:
- a CDS encoding helix-turn-helix transcriptional regulator: protein MNKLLEAAPPHSVHMPIQILESEKLLFNTKEVAELTGIPKATLEVWRCRGQGPKYVKLSNGVYYRKHTLLQYFEAHEVKTADQQ, encoded by the coding sequence ATGAACAAGTTGCTGGAAGCCGCCCCGCCCCACTCGGTCCATATGCCTATTCAGATTCTGGAATCTGAAAAACTGCTGTTCAACACAAAAGAAGTCGCCGAACTGACTGGGATACCTAAAGCCACCCTTGAAGTCTGGCGGTGCAGAGGCCAAGGGCCAAAATATGTTAAGCTGTCAAATGGTGTGTACTACCGCAAGCATACGCTTTTACAATACTTCGAAGCGCACGAAGTTAAAACAGCTGACCAGCAGTAG
- a CDS encoding tyrosine-type recombinase/integrase: MARKRVKNFLGVYYRESQTRKHRGKPDRCFDIAYRDPFGKLVWEKVGWASEGYSAALASEIRGERLKQKRHSDFVDQKDTTLAQAWERFREWIEANSKRPQDDISRYECYLRERWSHLPLAAISPLDLEKLKADLLNKGLSPQTVTHALNLVQRIFNKASEWGLWTGQNPVSKVKKPRFDSGRIRFLSREEASELLGALHDTNIELHDMALLSLHTGMRSGEIRALRWGMVDMTNEIIHVAASGDSLDTKNYESRIANMTEAVKAALAKYERPAQQYVFLNQHGEPHRDIPTTFKRVVARLGFNDGETDRRQRVTFHTLRHTFASWLAIEGTPILTIKSLMGHKSLAMTEKYAKLIPDTRRQAVLKVFK; encoded by the coding sequence ATGGCACGCAAAAGAGTGAAGAATTTTTTAGGAGTTTACTACCGTGAGTCGCAAACACGAAAGCATCGGGGTAAGCCTGACCGTTGTTTTGATATAGCCTACCGTGATCCCTTCGGCAAGTTAGTATGGGAAAAGGTAGGTTGGGCCAGTGAAGGCTACAGCGCGGCTTTAGCATCGGAGATACGCGGGGAGCGTTTGAAGCAAAAGCGCCATTCGGATTTTGTCGATCAGAAAGATACCACGTTAGCGCAAGCGTGGGAGCGGTTCCGCGAATGGATTGAAGCCAACTCGAAGCGCCCGCAGGACGATATCAGCCGCTATGAATGTTACCTGCGTGAAAGGTGGTCTCATTTGCCATTAGCGGCTATCAGCCCTCTTGATTTGGAGAAGCTGAAGGCCGATTTGCTTAACAAGGGGCTTTCTCCGCAGACAGTCACTCATGCTTTGAACTTGGTGCAGCGCATATTTAATAAAGCGTCTGAGTGGGGGCTGTGGACCGGTCAAAATCCAGTTAGTAAGGTGAAGAAACCGCGCTTTGACTCCGGGCGTATTCGCTTTCTTTCACGCGAGGAGGCCAGCGAGCTTTTAGGCGCACTGCATGACACTAATATTGAGCTGCATGATATGGCCTTGCTTTCTTTGCACACAGGAATGCGCTCCGGAGAGATCAGGGCGCTACGCTGGGGCATGGTGGATATGACAAACGAGATAATCCACGTTGCAGCGTCCGGCGACAGCTTAGACACGAAAAACTATGAATCGCGCATTGCAAACATGACGGAAGCGGTAAAGGCGGCTTTAGCGAAGTATGAACGCCCAGCGCAGCAGTACGTATTTTTGAACCAGCATGGTGAGCCGCATAGGGACATACCTACCACGTTTAAACGTGTGGTTGCCCGGCTAGGCTTTAATGACGGCGAGACCGACCGGCGGCAGCGGGTAACTTTTCATACACTGCGTCATACCTTTGCCTCTTGGCTGGCGATTGAAGGAACCCCGATTCTGACCATCAAATCACTAATGGGGCATAAGTCACTGGCAATGACAGAGAAATATGCCAAGTTGATTCCTGATACACGGCGACAGGCTGTGTTGAAGGTGTTTAAGTAA
- a CDS encoding Lon protease family protein, with amino-acid sequence MTRKQIPVVPVEQLRWTLDPESLPFDSTEELDEQQHIIGQRRGVDAFRMGMGIEAKGYNIFVTGAAGIGKLAMVKRLLKNHTAEDRTPDDLCYVNNFSNPDEPALLRFAAGEGRRFKEAVQQFLEDIKREVPQLFESQEYINSKNEIIEAHDRKTRDFFKNLEARVRDAGFVLVNMQMGQVQRPDIVPLVDGEPVHLMKLEEMADKGRFPQEELESLQKKYKELKEEIDAIFLEVRHLQKEVKKKSEEVDKLMFGNAAAELAQPLYESFKDEKVIRHLDAMLADMAENLDTIRMIGQTPQGMPGMPMMPVSAESILHPYQANLIVDNAEKKGRPVIVESYPTYRNLFGGIDRVMDRSGVWRTDFTKIASGSFIKANGGYLVLNLMDAIMEPGVWQTLKRALKNAETEIQTFDPWYFVTTSGLKPEPIKMEVKVVVLATPQLYHMLRNYDPDMVKVFKIRADFDSTMERSSEAVNEIARLMKTFGRAQNLLPFDRSAVARLMEEGVRYAGRQEKISTSFPVLRDVMEESSHIARLAEYARVEARHVDEAIKARIDRASLMEEKLQEMIDRGSVFIDTDGEVVGQVNGLAVYSLGDYMFGKPSRITANTSMGREGIINIEREADLSGAIHNKGMLILAGYLRQNFAQDKPLSLAASIAFEQSYGGVDGDSASSTELYALFSSLSGVPIRQGIAVTGSVNQRGEVQPIGGVNEKIEGFFACCEKKGLTGTQGVLIPKANLKDLMLREHVVRAVAEGKFSIWAVDHVDHGIEVLTGMPAGKRSKSGKFPAGTVYHLVEKKLTALAEGLRAFGDKKSETRRQKRKSSSADQKDE; translated from the coding sequence ATGACCAGAAAACAGATTCCCGTTGTCCCCGTCGAGCAGTTGCGCTGGACTCTTGACCCGGAGTCCCTGCCTTTTGATTCCACCGAGGAGCTGGATGAGCAGCAGCATATTATCGGTCAGCGCCGGGGGGTTGATGCTTTCCGTATGGGAATGGGTATCGAGGCGAAAGGGTACAATATTTTTGTGACCGGTGCTGCCGGTATCGGCAAGCTGGCAATGGTCAAGCGGCTGTTGAAGAATCATACAGCGGAAGATCGTACACCTGATGACTTGTGTTATGTGAATAATTTCAGCAATCCGGATGAGCCGGCGCTGCTGCGCTTTGCCGCGGGAGAAGGACGGCGTTTTAAAGAAGCCGTGCAGCAGTTTTTGGAAGATATCAAACGTGAAGTACCTCAGCTGTTTGAAAGTCAGGAATATATCAACAGCAAGAATGAAATAATTGAGGCGCATGACAGAAAGACACGTGATTTTTTTAAAAACCTTGAAGCACGTGTGCGTGATGCGGGATTTGTGCTGGTCAATATGCAGATGGGGCAGGTGCAGCGCCCCGATATCGTTCCGCTGGTGGACGGAGAGCCGGTTCACCTGATGAAACTTGAGGAAATGGCGGATAAGGGACGTTTTCCTCAGGAAGAGTTGGAAAGCCTGCAGAAAAAATACAAAGAACTGAAAGAAGAGATAGATGCCATCTTTCTTGAAGTGCGGCACCTGCAGAAAGAAGTTAAGAAGAAAAGTGAAGAAGTAGACAAGCTTATGTTCGGCAATGCAGCCGCTGAACTTGCCCAGCCCCTGTATGAATCGTTTAAAGATGAAAAGGTGATCCGTCATCTTGACGCCATGCTGGCTGATATGGCTGAGAATCTGGATACCATACGAATGATAGGTCAGACTCCGCAGGGAATGCCGGGCATGCCTATGATGCCGGTGTCAGCAGAGTCTATCCTTCACCCCTATCAGGCGAATCTGATAGTGGATAATGCAGAGAAAAAAGGGCGTCCGGTTATTGTGGAGTCGTACCCCACATATCGCAACCTTTTCGGGGGCATAGACCGGGTGATGGACCGTAGCGGAGTCTGGCGTACCGATTTTACTAAAATCGCTTCCGGTTCGTTCATCAAAGCCAACGGAGGATATCTTGTTCTCAACCTGATGGACGCGATCATGGAGCCCGGAGTCTGGCAGACCCTCAAACGGGCACTGAAAAATGCAGAGACAGAAATCCAGACGTTTGACCCATGGTATTTTGTTACGACTTCGGGGCTTAAGCCTGAGCCTATAAAAATGGAAGTGAAAGTCGTGGTGCTGGCCACACCGCAACTATACCACATGCTCCGGAATTACGACCCTGACATGGTAAAGGTTTTTAAAATCAGAGCTGATTTTGATTCCACCATGGAGCGCAGCAGCGAGGCGGTGAATGAAATCGCCCGCCTTATGAAAACATTCGGGCGGGCGCAGAACCTGCTTCCGTTCGACCGTTCTGCCGTGGCCCGGCTGATGGAGGAAGGCGTGCGCTATGCAGGCAGGCAGGAAAAGATTTCAACCTCGTTTCCTGTGTTGCGCGATGTTATGGAAGAATCGAGCCATATTGCCAGACTTGCGGAGTATGCCCGGGTGGAAGCCCGGCATGTGGATGAAGCCATCAAGGCCAGGATAGACCGCGCGAGCCTGATGGAAGAAAAACTGCAGGAAATGATAGACCGCGGCAGTGTGTTTATTGATACGGATGGCGAAGTTGTGGGGCAGGTGAACGGTTTGGCTGTGTATTCGCTGGGTGACTACATGTTTGGTAAGCCTTCGCGCATTACTGCCAACACCTCGATGGGGCGTGAAGGTATTATCAATATCGAGCGCGAGGCGGATCTTTCGGGTGCCATTCACAATAAAGGCATGCTTATTCTGGCAGGTTATCTGCGGCAGAACTTTGCGCAGGACAAGCCCCTCAGTCTGGCGGCTTCCATCGCTTTTGAGCAGTCCTACGGCGGTGTGGACGGGGACTCCGCCTCGTCCACTGAATTGTATGCTCTGTTTTCAAGCCTCAGTGGTGTGCCCATCCGGCAGGGAATAGCTGTGACAGGTTCGGTCAATCAACGTGGCGAAGTGCAGCCCATTGGTGGTGTAAATGAAAAAATCGAAGGTTTTTTCGCCTGTTGTGAAAAGAAAGGTCTGACGGGAACGCAGGGGGTGCTCATACCCAAAGCCAACCTGAAGGACCTTATGCTGCGCGAGCATGTTGTGCGGGCCGTGGCGGAGGGGAAATTTTCCATATGGGCCGTTGACCATGTTGATCATGGCATTGAGGTTCTTACCGGTATGCCTGCTGGTAAGCGGAGCAAGTCCGGAAAGTTCCCGGCCGGCACGGTGTATCATCTGGTAGAAAAGAAACTGACGGCGCTTGCCGAGGGGCTGCGTGCTTTTGGAGACAAGAAAAGTGAAACACGCAGGCAGAAACGTAAAAGTTCATCCGCAGACCAGAAGGATGAATAA
- a CDS encoding Hsp20/alpha crystallin family protein codes for MADLKIWKNEELQRIKSESDSMFDRLCSGLGLPSVCRPLLEPAVQMTENSEEVLVEAHLPGMKPEDIEISVTGDMLSMRCDQRSSCACTSQRSVYETRFRLPCKVRTDEVEAELDNDVVRIRMPKCRRPEPRRIPVKIKKTGA; via the coding sequence GTGGCTGATTTGAAGATATGGAAAAATGAGGAGCTGCAGAGAATTAAATCTGAAAGTGACAGTATGTTTGACAGGTTATGTTCCGGGCTTGGCCTGCCGTCTGTGTGCAGACCGCTGCTGGAACCTGCGGTTCAGATGACGGAAAACAGTGAAGAAGTGCTGGTGGAAGCGCATCTGCCGGGTATGAAGCCGGAAGATATCGAAATAAGCGTCACCGGTGACATGTTGAGTATGCGCTGTGACCAGCGCAGTTCCTGCGCGTGTACCAGTCAGCGCAGCGTTTACGAAACGCGGTTCCGGCTTCCGTGCAAGGTCAGGACTGATGAAGTGGAAGCGGAGCTGGATAACGACGTGGTGCGTATCCGTATGCCGAAATGCAGAAGACCAGAGCCGCGGCGAATTCCTGTAAAGATAAAGAAAACCGGCGCGTAA
- a CDS encoding peptidylprolyl isomerase translates to MQTASARHILVNTEEACLELKKRIEAGEAFADIAREHSRCPSGRRGGDLGKFRKGQMVPEFDEVVFSGDLNVVHGPVRTQFGFHLLEITERSE, encoded by the coding sequence ATGCAAACTGCAAGTGCAAGACACATTCTTGTGAATACTGAAGAAGCCTGCCTTGAGCTGAAAAAACGCATCGAAGCCGGTGAGGCTTTTGCTGATATCGCCCGCGAACATTCCCGCTGCCCGTCCGGCCGCAGGGGCGGAGATCTCGGTAAATTCCGCAAGGGCCAGATGGTACCGGAGTTTGATGAAGTCGTGTTCAGCGGCGATCTGAACGTGGTGCACGGTCCTGTGCGTACCCAGTTCGGTTTTCATCTTCTTGAAATCACAGAGCGTTCAGAATAA
- a CDS encoding 30S ribosomal protein S1: MTDDQNQTGSDSFADLLDQYSPEAGSPLRVGEKVKGSVVAMDESSVFIATGSKVDGVIDAEELKDKEGNVTCAVGDELDLYVVAITQGEVRLSRSAGSAGSAMALTEAFENGVPVEGKVTAQCKGGFNVEVMQRRAFCPVSQIDSRFVENPEEYLGQTFQFMITRCENNGRNVVVSRRVLLEAQQEESRKEYMKTLNEGDVVDVCITRLTNFGAFAELAPGVEGLIHISELGWARVQSADEAVTQGDTLRAKVLKIESTAKGLRIALSAKQVMEDPWNTVANRLAAGTVVEGKVVRCTPFGAFVEVLPGIEGLVHISEMSWTRRILKAEDVVTPGDTVSVKIKDIDSAKRRISLSLREAEGDPWDGAAEKFAPGTEVTGTVEKCAKFGMFVNIAPGITGLLPQSRISAAPKSGLAGCKPGDTVTLAVMEINPAERKVTLTTKDAARQEDAEIPASYRVQPKSSQGGGFGTLGQALKDALNKK; the protein is encoded by the coding sequence ATGACTGACGATCAGAACCAGACAGGCAGTGACAGCTTCGCTGACCTTCTTGACCAGTACTCCCCTGAAGCCGGATCCCCCCTTAGGGTAGGAGAAAAAGTAAAAGGCTCCGTTGTGGCCATGGATGAAAGCAGTGTGTTCATCGCCACCGGATCCAAGGTTGACGGCGTGATAGATGCGGAGGAACTGAAAGACAAAGAAGGCAATGTCACCTGCGCGGTGGGAGATGAACTCGACCTGTATGTAGTGGCAATCACACAGGGCGAAGTACGCCTTTCCCGCTCTGCGGGCAGTGCAGGCAGCGCCATGGCACTTACAGAGGCATTTGAAAACGGCGTGCCTGTGGAAGGCAAAGTCACCGCCCAGTGCAAAGGCGGATTCAATGTCGAGGTGATGCAGCGCAGGGCCTTCTGTCCGGTTAGCCAGATCGACAGCCGCTTTGTGGAAAATCCTGAAGAATACCTCGGTCAGACTTTCCAGTTCATGATCACCCGCTGCGAAAACAACGGCCGCAACGTTGTTGTCTCGCGTCGCGTACTGCTTGAGGCTCAGCAGGAAGAAAGCCGTAAAGAGTACATGAAGACACTGAATGAAGGGGATGTCGTCGATGTATGCATCACCCGTCTGACCAACTTCGGTGCATTTGCCGAACTGGCTCCCGGAGTCGAAGGACTCATTCATATTTCCGAACTCGGCTGGGCCCGTGTCCAGAGTGCGGACGAAGCCGTCACCCAAGGTGATACACTGCGCGCCAAGGTGCTTAAAATCGAAAGCACCGCCAAAGGACTGCGCATTGCTCTTTCTGCAAAGCAGGTGATGGAAGACCCGTGGAACACCGTAGCAAACAGACTTGCCGCAGGAACCGTGGTGGAAGGCAAAGTTGTGCGCTGCACCCCCTTCGGGGCTTTTGTCGAGGTGCTTCCCGGTATTGAGGGTCTCGTGCACATCAGCGAAATGTCGTGGACCAGGCGCATTCTCAAAGCCGAGGACGTGGTCACTCCCGGAGACACAGTTTCCGTAAAAATCAAAGATATCGACAGCGCCAAACGGCGGATAAGCCTGAGCCTGAGAGAAGCCGAAGGTGACCCGTGGGACGGCGCCGCCGAAAAGTTCGCCCCCGGAACCGAAGTAACCGGTACGGTTGAAAAATGCGCTAAATTCGGGATGTTTGTTAACATCGCTCCGGGAATAACCGGACTGTTGCCTCAGTCCCGCATCAGTGCAGCTCCCAAGTCCGGTCTGGCAGGGTGCAAACCCGGTGACACCGTCACTCTGGCGGTCATGGAAATCAATCCTGCGGAACGCAAAGTGACCCTGACCACCAAGGACGCTGCCCGCCAGGAAGATGCAGAAATACCTGCAAGCTACCGCGTGCAGCCCAAGTCGTCGCAGGGCGGCGGATTCGGCACACTGGGGCAGGCGCTTAAAGACGCACTTAACAAAAAGTAG
- a CDS encoding alpha/beta hydrolase, with amino-acid sequence MANESATIPVTCIEGYDTMDEETGAFLAAAAGSGVPLARQDIADIRNDYEQRLRTGIEQAPAMAAVEEHAVPVFRGSIPLRIYRPVADSCLPVILFLHGGGFVKGSIDSHEAMCRELALRSGLAVAAAGYRLAPEHRYPVAQDDCICALHWLGAHAAEAGVNGGRMVVAGDSAGGQLAAALAVYARDAGLEALRGQILFYPCVDMASSGASHSQCATGFGLTEESVRWYYNAYLPQGMACDDPAVSPLYTENLQGVAPAAVFNAVYDPVRSDGELFVQRLRAAGVSARLALYPTVHGFVSTYTRFHAGRRALAAAGAFAAEVTAG; translated from the coding sequence ATGGCGAACGAATCGGCAACGATACCCGTCACCTGCATTGAAGGGTATGACACTATGGACGAGGAAACCGGCGCGTTTCTGGCCGCAGCCGCGGGCAGCGGCGTGCCGCTTGCCCGGCAGGATATTGCAGACATACGAAATGATTATGAACAGAGGCTGAGGACAGGTATTGAGCAGGCTCCGGCCATGGCCGCGGTGGAAGAGCATGCCGTGCCTGTCTTCCGCGGCTCGATTCCGCTGAGGATATACCGTCCGGTTGCTGATAGCTGCCTGCCGGTGATTTTGTTTCTGCACGGTGGTGGGTTTGTTAAGGGAAGCATTGACTCGCATGAAGCCATGTGCCGCGAGCTTGCCTTGCGCAGCGGGCTGGCCGTCGCCGCTGCGGGGTATCGCCTTGCACCGGAGCATCGCTATCCGGTGGCTCAGGACGACTGTATCTGCGCTTTGCACTGGCTGGGCGCCCATGCGGCAGAAGCCGGGGTCAACGGTGGCAGAATGGTGGTCGCGGGCGATAGTGCAGGAGGCCAGCTGGCTGCCGCGCTGGCTGTGTATGCCCGGGATGCGGGGCTGGAGGCGTTGCGGGGGCAGATTCTTTTTTATCCGTGCGTCGATATGGCAAGCAGCGGTGCGTCACACAGTCAGTGTGCTACCGGATTCGGCCTTACGGAAGAGTCTGTCCGCTGGTATTATAACGCCTACCTGCCGCAGGGAATGGCCTGTGATGATCCTGCCGTGTCTCCTCTTTATACAGAGAATCTGCAGGGCGTGGCACCGGCGGCAGTGTTTAATGCTGTTTATGATCCGGTGCGGTCAGACGGCGAACTGTTTGTGCAGCGGCTGCGCGCGGCCGGCGTTTCCGCAAGGCTGGCTCTGTATCCCACGGTGCATGGCTTTGTCAGTACATACACGCGGTTCCATGCAGGCCGCAGGGCGCTGGCTGCAGCGGGAGCATTCGCCGCGGAGGTGACAGCAGGGTGA
- a CDS encoding DegQ family serine endoprotease — MNRYTKRLQLTLLTTVFALAATMAHAAGVPDFTALSAKAGPAVVNINTEKSVENKIPEQWREFFQNRPHGLPFDDFFNQFERFFNQPQRPRKQRSLGSGFIISPDGYIVTNNHVIAGADVVSVNVESAKGEPDTFEATVVGTDSETDLALLKIDAGRPLATLPFGDSDALQVGEWVMAIGNPFGLDHSVTAGIISALGRDIRSGPFDDFIQTDASINPGNSGGPLINSDGKVIGINTAIIASGQGIGFAVPSNLARRVIEELKTNKRVARGWIGVTIQDIDENTAKALGLKNTRGALIGNVLSGEPADKAGIRAGDIIIKVNRNEISGASDLLRTIADLSPGDKATVVAVRNGAQKTFTLTLGERGTEMAARDETPQQKQNAATGQLGLKLRQMTEQEAGQLGLESTNGLLVVGIQQNSPAAMADLRPGDVILMANLKPVNTVGQLQKIVEGDAAKRGAIMFQIYRRGETFFRTLSLSAE, encoded by the coding sequence ATGAACCGATACACCAAACGCCTTCAGCTCACGTTGCTGACAACCGTATTCGCGCTGGCCGCCACCATGGCCCACGCGGCCGGAGTTCCTGATTTCACCGCACTGTCCGCAAAAGCCGGACCGGCAGTTGTCAACATCAACACCGAAAAAAGCGTGGAAAACAAAATTCCCGAACAATGGAGAGAATTCTTCCAGAACAGACCCCACGGTCTGCCTTTTGATGATTTCTTCAACCAGTTCGAGCGTTTTTTCAACCAGCCCCAGCGCCCGCGCAAACAGCGCTCGCTCGGTTCGGGCTTCATCATCTCTCCGGACGGATACATTGTCACCAACAACCATGTGATCGCCGGCGCCGATGTAGTTTCGGTAAACGTGGAAAGTGCCAAAGGCGAACCGGACACGTTTGAGGCCACTGTTGTCGGCACCGACAGCGAAACAGACCTCGCTCTGCTTAAAATCGATGCAGGCCGGCCGCTTGCCACCCTGCCGTTCGGTGATTCCGACGCACTTCAGGTCGGCGAATGGGTTATGGCCATCGGCAACCCCTTCGGTCTTGACCACTCGGTGACTGCAGGCATCATCAGCGCGCTGGGCCGCGATATCCGCTCCGGTCCATTCGACGATTTCATTCAGACTGATGCGTCCATCAACCCAGGCAACAGCGGCGGCCCCCTCATCAACAGTGACGGCAAAGTGATAGGCATCAACACAGCCATCATAGCCAGCGGTCAGGGCATTGGATTTGCGGTACCCAGCAACCTTGCAAGAAGGGTCATAGAAGAACTGAAGACAAACAAGCGGGTGGCCCGCGGCTGGATAGGCGTCACCATTCAGGACATTGACGAAAATACCGCCAAGGCGCTGGGACTTAAAAACACCAGAGGCGCGCTCATCGGCAATGTCCTCAGCGGGGAACCCGCAGACAAAGCCGGAATACGCGCGGGCGATATCATCATCAAAGTGAACCGTAATGAGATTTCCGGTGCCTCTGACCTGTTGCGCACCATCGCCGACCTGTCCCCCGGAGACAAGGCCACAGTGGTCGCCGTGCGCAACGGTGCGCAAAAGACCTTCACTCTCACGCTGGGCGAGAGAGGAACAGAAATGGCAGCCCGCGATGAAACCCCGCAGCAGAAGCAGAATGCCGCCACAGGTCAGCTGGGGCTCAAGCTGCGCCAGATGACAGAACAGGAAGCCGGACAGCTTGGTCTCGAATCAACCAATGGACTGCTTGTGGTGGGTATCCAGCAAAATTCACCCGCCGCCATGGCAGATCTGCGGCCCGGCGATGTGATCCTGATGGCGAATCTGAAGCCTGTGAACACCGTCGGCCAGCTGCAGAAAATTGTTGAAGGCGACGCCGCAAAGCGCGGAGCCATCATGTTCCAGATATACCGCAGGGGTGAGACGTTTTTCCGCACGCTCTCCCTGAGTGCCGAATAA
- the hslU gene encoding ATP-dependent protease ATPase subunit HslU — MSVLTPREIVSELDKYIIGQEQAKRMVAVALRNRWRRQQLEPAIRDEVAPKNIIMMGPTGVGKTEIARRLARLSSSPFLKVEATKFTEVGYVGRDVESMIRDLMEISVNLVREEERDSVKTRAEAAAEERLLDLLLPSSPAVNTSFDTPQTPAGGAENTRNKLRTLWREGRLDHREVEMEVEMQSGPQMDVMTMPGMEDIGSQFKDMFSKAFPPKRKRRRMKVGDAYAILLQEESERLIDHEKVIELARERAEQTGIIFLDEIDKIASSQQGGKTADISREGVQRDLLPIVEGSAVNTKYGIIHTDHILFIGAGAFHYSKPSDLIPELQGRFPLRVELTALGSKEFLRILTEPKNALTVQYKALLATEGVQIEYTEDALEAVADFAQEANQETENIGARRLYTIMEKILADLSFEAPDKSGERIVIDREYVRQHLADITANRDLTRYIL, encoded by the coding sequence ATGAGCGTACTCACGCCCAGAGAAATCGTTTCAGAACTGGACAAGTATATAATAGGTCAGGAACAGGCAAAACGAATGGTGGCGGTGGCACTGCGCAACCGCTGGCGCCGGCAACAGCTGGAACCTGCCATCAGAGATGAAGTGGCTCCCAAAAACATCATCATGATGGGCCCGACCGGTGTGGGCAAGACGGAAATCGCCAGACGGCTCGCCAGGCTTTCTTCCTCCCCCTTTCTGAAAGTCGAAGCCACCAAATTCACCGAAGTGGGTTATGTGGGGCGTGATGTGGAGTCCATGATCCGCGACCTGATGGAGATCAGTGTCAATCTGGTACGGGAAGAGGAACGGGACAGTGTCAAAACCCGCGCGGAAGCCGCAGCAGAAGAACGGCTTCTTGACCTGCTGCTCCCCTCTTCCCCTGCTGTAAACACAAGCTTCGACACCCCGCAGACACCTGCAGGCGGCGCAGAAAATACCCGCAACAAGTTGAGAACGCTCTGGCGTGAAGGCAGGCTTGATCACAGGGAAGTGGAAATGGAAGTGGAAATGCAGTCCGGTCCGCAGATGGATGTCATGACCATGCCGGGCATGGAGGACATCGGTTCGCAGTTCAAGGATATGTTCAGCAAGGCATTTCCGCCTAAACGCAAACGGCGCCGCATGAAGGTGGGTGACGCCTATGCCATTCTGCTGCAGGAAGAATCGGAACGGCTCATCGACCATGAAAAGGTCATAGAACTGGCAAGAGAACGCGCAGAACAGACAGGCATTATCTTTCTGGATGAAATAGACAAAATAGCCAGCAGTCAGCAAGGCGGCAAAACCGCCGACATATCGAGAGAAGGTGTCCAGCGTGACCTGCTGCCCATTGTCGAAGGCTCTGCGGTCAATACCAAATACGGCATCATACACACTGACCATATCCTCTTCATCGGAGCGGGAGCATTCCACTACAGCAAACCTTCCGACCTTATTCCCGAACTGCAGGGGCGTTTTCCGTTGCGGGTGGAGCTGACGGCGCTTGGCAGCAAGGAATTTCTCCGCATTCTTACAGAGCCGAAAAACGCCCTGACCGTACAGTACAAAGCTCTGCTGGCCACCGAAGGTGTGCAGATAGAATATACCGAAGATGCGCTGGAGGCTGTGGCCGACTTTGCACAGGAAGCAAATCAGGAAACAGAAAACATCGGCGCACGTCGCCTGTATACCATAATGGAAAAAATTCTTGCAGATCTTTCTTTTGAAGCTCCTGACAAAAGCGGAGAGCGTATAGTCATAGACAGGGAATATGTCCGGCAGCATCTTGCAGATATCACTGCAAACAGGGATCTTACCCGTTACATACTCTAA